In Stieleria varia, one genomic interval encodes:
- a CDS encoding c-type cytochrome domain-containing protein codes for MRCPTFLLALLLILQSSCGLPLALSDDRAVDFAADVFPILEKYCIGCHTVDDPDGGLVMEEFAGLLQGGESGVAVTAGEPNSSRLLLMASGKMEPKMPPDDADGPDETELQTLERWIEQGAKGPDGDMPLKRELRTPKIPTAADAPAPITALAQNGQWTAVARYNEVELRSPEGLVARTINDIGGKINAMSFSADGKLLLVATGVTGAYGRAVIFQPDTGELVAELVGHRDTLYAAEFSPNGRYIATAGYDRTIIVWDWSARTPVRELVGHNGAIFDLAFSPDSKVLLSACADETVKVWNVDTGERLDTLSQAEAEVYAVAVTPDGQHIVASSGDNRLRVWRLLSNDSPKINPLIATRFVDESPIVNFAFTSDGRYVVALSESGSVKLLTTNDWQLSATLPELGETASDLLISADSKTMTASLMTGELAQRDLPVIDQTNPTNHHAAIRQTYLDLGAPVSVNEDDLRKAAKLGVGEQVTTLDLPRGAIVTGKFEHIDENDMYRWQASEGEVWAIEADAAPKSSIDPILTVLDSSGQPVLRVRLQAVRDSYFTFRGKDSNQVGDFRVFNWQEMNLSEYLYANGEVTRLWMHPRGPDSGFIVYPGEGTRWTYFGTSHVTHALGEPAYIVRPLMRDEQPFANGLPVFDIYYENDDDPMRVAGKGSRILFAAPHDDLYTIRIGDARSNQTAKVVESTGTTDSMNNDMSYRLTLRAAQPSFKATVAPIDKPIRRGTGREFTVRVERLDGYSGPVTFDLQGLPQQLYANTPLTIEAGQRFATGMIWASADADGWEGEVQPQVIASAEILGKRVERSVGSVGKLTLAGPPSVTPSIQPLDRSVSSSENWTLQVRRGETVSARVVLQRDEKSQQEISFGKEEAGRNATQGVYVDNIGLNGLLVLAGANDRTFFVTADSTAVPGKRSFFLSAAVDGGVTTFPITLEVLP; via the coding sequence ATGCGTTGCCCCACCTTCCTGCTCGCTTTGTTGTTGATCCTGCAATCCTCATGCGGTCTGCCACTCGCTCTGAGTGACGACAGGGCCGTTGACTTTGCCGCCGATGTTTTCCCCATCTTGGAAAAATATTGCATCGGATGTCACACGGTCGATGATCCTGACGGCGGTTTGGTGATGGAGGAATTCGCAGGTCTATTGCAAGGCGGCGAATCAGGCGTTGCTGTCACGGCAGGCGAACCCAACAGCAGCCGCCTCCTGCTGATGGCCAGCGGCAAGATGGAGCCAAAGATGCCGCCCGATGATGCGGACGGTCCCGACGAAACCGAGCTGCAGACATTGGAGCGTTGGATCGAACAAGGTGCCAAGGGTCCAGACGGTGACATGCCCCTCAAACGCGAACTCCGCACGCCCAAAATCCCCACCGCTGCCGACGCTCCAGCTCCCATCACCGCATTGGCTCAGAATGGGCAATGGACCGCCGTTGCTCGATACAACGAGGTGGAATTGCGTAGCCCCGAAGGGCTCGTGGCCCGAACCATCAACGATATCGGCGGCAAAATCAATGCGATGTCGTTTAGCGCCGACGGTAAACTGCTGCTCGTTGCGACAGGCGTCACCGGAGCCTATGGTCGCGCCGTGATCTTTCAACCCGACACAGGTGAATTGGTCGCGGAGTTGGTCGGACACCGCGACACCCTCTACGCTGCCGAGTTTTCGCCCAACGGTCGATACATTGCCACAGCGGGCTACGACCGAACGATCATCGTGTGGGACTGGTCCGCCCGCACGCCCGTCCGCGAACTCGTTGGCCATAACGGCGCGATATTTGACTTGGCATTTTCGCCAGACTCCAAAGTCCTGCTGAGCGCGTGTGCGGACGAAACGGTCAAAGTCTGGAACGTGGACACGGGCGAGCGGCTTGATACGCTCAGTCAAGCCGAAGCGGAAGTGTACGCGGTAGCGGTGACTCCCGATGGGCAGCACATCGTTGCCAGCAGCGGCGACAACCGGCTACGCGTGTGGCGACTCCTATCGAATGACTCACCCAAAATCAATCCGCTGATCGCCACACGATTCGTCGACGAGTCACCCATTGTCAACTTCGCATTCACCTCCGACGGTCGCTACGTGGTCGCACTGAGTGAATCGGGGAGCGTCAAATTGCTGACGACCAACGACTGGCAACTGTCTGCGACGTTGCCCGAGTTGGGAGAGACCGCAAGCGATCTGTTGATCAGCGCGGACTCCAAAACGATGACCGCATCGTTGATGACCGGAGAACTGGCTCAACGCGATTTGCCTGTCATCGATCAAACAAATCCCACCAATCACCACGCAGCAATCCGGCAGACCTATCTCGATCTTGGGGCACCGGTTTCGGTCAATGAAGACGACCTGCGGAAAGCGGCAAAGCTGGGTGTGGGCGAGCAGGTGACGACGTTGGACTTGCCTCGGGGCGCGATTGTGACGGGGAAATTCGAGCACATCGACGAAAACGACATGTACCGATGGCAAGCTAGCGAAGGCGAAGTCTGGGCGATCGAAGCAGACGCGGCACCGAAAAGCTCCATCGATCCAATCCTCACTGTCCTTGACTCCAGTGGTCAACCCGTTCTGCGAGTGCGACTGCAAGCCGTCCGCGATTCCTACTTCACTTTCCGAGGCAAGGACAGCAATCAAGTCGGCGACTTTCGTGTCTTCAATTGGCAAGAAATGAATCTCAGTGAATACCTGTATGCCAACGGCGAAGTCACTCGGTTGTGGATGCATCCCCGCGGTCCCGATTCTGGATTCATCGTTTACCCGGGCGAAGGAACCCGGTGGACTTATTTTGGGACCTCCCACGTCACGCATGCCTTGGGTGAGCCGGCTTACATCGTTCGCCCTTTGATGCGAGACGAACAGCCCTTTGCCAACGGCTTGCCCGTCTTCGATATCTATTATGAAAACGACGACGATCCGATGCGCGTCGCAGGCAAAGGCAGCCGGATCCTTTTCGCGGCCCCACACGATGACTTGTACACGATCCGCATCGGCGATGCCCGCAGCAACCAGACGGCCAAAGTGGTGGAGTCGACCGGTACAACCGATTCGATGAATAACGACATGTCGTATCGCTTGACCCTGCGAGCCGCCCAACCCTCGTTCAAAGCGACGGTTGCCCCGATCGACAAACCGATTCGTCGCGGCACAGGCCGAGAGTTCACCGTCCGCGTCGAGCGTCTGGATGGTTACTCCGGTCCCGTAACGTTCGATCTCCAGGGACTGCCGCAACAACTGTATGCGAACACGCCTTTGACGATCGAAGCCGGACAGCGGTTTGCAACGGGCATGATCTGGGCCAGTGCGGATGCAGATGGCTGGGAGGGCGAAGTTCAACCGCAGGTGATCGCGTCGGCCGAGATTCTAGGAAAACGTGTCGAGCGCAGTGTGGGATCGGTCGGCAAGCTGACTTTGGCCGGACCGCCATCCGTGACTCCCAGCATCCAGCCTTTGGATCGCAGCGTTTCATCGAGTGAAAATTGGACGCTGCAAGTGCGCCGGGGCGAAACCGTCTCCGCGCGTGTCGTGCTGCAACGCGACGAGAAATCTCAGCAAGAGATTTCGTTCGGCAAGGAAGAAGCCGGCAGGAATGCAACGCAAGGCGTTTATGTTGACAACATCGGTCTCAACGGACTGCTGGTCCTCGCCGGCGCAAACGATCGAACATTCTTTGTGACAGCGGACTCGACCGCCGTGCCCGGCAAACGCTCGTTTTTCTTAAGTGCAGCCGTGGACGGCGGAGTGACCACGTTCCCGATCACGCTCGAAGTCTTGCCGTAG
- a CDS encoding GntR family transcriptional regulator — MLLNISSGGPPIYQQIVEQIRFRIISGQYSSGDELPTIRGLAESLQVNPNTVARAYRELEHESLIEKRRTKGTFVAEVPRKWSLSQRRTLIAPEIDKLLIFARQLGIELDDLIEQLSQRDAKLSANEVKQ, encoded by the coding sequence ATGTTATTGAACATTTCATCGGGCGGTCCGCCGATCTATCAGCAGATCGTTGAGCAGATTCGATTCCGGATCATATCGGGGCAGTACAGCAGTGGCGACGAACTGCCGACGATCCGCGGGTTGGCGGAAAGCCTGCAAGTCAATCCGAACACGGTCGCCCGCGCCTACCGCGAGCTCGAGCATGAGTCGCTGATCGAGAAGCGACGGACCAAGGGCACGTTCGTCGCCGAGGTTCCTCGCAAGTGGAGCTTGAGTCAGCGGAGAACGTTGATCGCCCCGGAGATCGACAAGCTGCTGATCTTTGCCCGTCAGCTCGGGATCGAGCTGGATGATTTGATCGAACAATTGAGTCAGCGTGACGCAAAACTTTCTGCCAACGAGGTGAAGCAATGA
- a CDS encoding ABC transporter ATP-binding protein, giving the protein MSGEATSKGDPSQIVADVHRLSRAFRGKQALQDVTLQIRRGTIFGLVGLNGAGKTTLIKHLIGSLKAKHGSVTVLGQDPTVEPEKLLARIGYLSEEDSLPKWLRVGELIQFLRSIYPTWSDDYAKELCETFQLSHNDKLSSLSKGGRARVGLLAAIAHRPEFLILDEPSSGLDPLARRDILEAVIRTVSDDGRTVLFSSHLLDEVDRVCDTVTMIHQGRLIASMEMPDLTTRFTEIVCRPETAWVTPPSHAGVFGWNRQGNEWSAVVDLQSTNESALGATGLQLIQRREITLQRWFSARAQDGGDQHADSNNSSSKETADV; this is encoded by the coding sequence ATGAGCGGCGAAGCAACCAGCAAGGGCGATCCATCTCAGATCGTCGCGGATGTCCATCGGCTCTCGCGAGCCTTTCGTGGCAAGCAAGCGTTACAGGACGTGACTTTGCAGATTCGCCGAGGGACCATTTTCGGTCTTGTCGGGCTCAACGGAGCGGGCAAGACGACGTTGATCAAACATTTGATCGGCTCACTCAAAGCGAAACATGGCAGCGTGACGGTACTGGGGCAGGATCCAACGGTGGAACCGGAGAAATTGCTCGCCCGCATCGGTTACTTGAGCGAAGAAGACTCATTGCCCAAGTGGTTGCGTGTCGGCGAGCTGATCCAGTTTTTGCGAAGCATCTATCCCACGTGGTCCGACGACTACGCCAAGGAGCTTTGTGAGACTTTTCAGCTCAGCCACAACGACAAACTCAGCTCCCTGTCCAAAGGCGGTCGTGCCCGAGTCGGCTTGCTGGCTGCGATCGCTCATCGACCCGAGTTCTTGATTTTGGACGAACCCAGCAGCGGCCTGGATCCGCTTGCCAGACGCGACATTTTAGAAGCCGTGATTCGCACGGTCAGCGACGATGGACGTACCGTACTGTTTTCCAGCCACTTGCTAGACGAAGTCGACCGGGTGTGTGACACGGTGACGATGATTCATCAAGGCCGACTGATCGCATCGATGGAGATGCCTGATCTGACGACACGCTTTACCGAGATCGTCTGTCGGCCGGAGACGGCATGGGTCACGCCGCCCAGTCACGCGGGCGTCTTCGGCTGGAATCGACAAGGCAACGAGTGGAGTGCCGTCGTTGACTTGCAATCAACCAACGAGTCCGCTTTGGGGGCGACGGGATTGCAATTGATCCAACGCCGAGAAATCACGCTTCAGCGTTGGTTCAGCGCCAGGGCGCAAGACGGGGGCGATCAACACGCCGATTCGAACAACTCGTCATCGAAGGAGACCGCTGATGTCTGA